A single genomic interval of Polaribacter vadi harbors:
- a CDS encoding heavy-metal-associated domain-containing protein, translated as MKTSILVQNLKCGGCAHTISTKLATIENISNLQVNVEESKVSFDYSNEEDAFKVKETLKNLGYPSIEDSNSFSSKAKSFVSCATGKLSK; from the coding sequence ATGAAAACTTCAATTTTAGTACAAAATTTAAAATGTGGAGGTTGTGCACATACAATATCAACCAAATTAGCAACCATAGAAAATATAAGCAACTTACAAGTAAATGTGGAAGAAAGTAAAGTGTCTTTTGACTATTCAAATGAAGAAGATGCTTTTAAAGTGAAAGAAACGTTGAAAAATTTAGGATATCCATCCATAGAGGATTCCAATTCTTTTTCTTCTAAAGCAAAATCATTTGTAAGTTGTGCAACTGGTAAGCTTTCAAAATAA
- a CDS encoding rhodanese-like domain-containing protein → MIKFLKSLFGINSNTNNNIKVLDVQTFKKAVTNKKVQLIDVRTANEYNAGCIKKAKNIDVFSGKFTSEVNKLDKEKPVYVYCRSGGRSKRATKKIVDLGFKEIYDLKGGILNYN, encoded by the coding sequence ATGATAAAATTTTTAAAATCCCTTTTTGGTATAAATTCAAATACTAATAACAACATAAAAGTGTTAGATGTTCAAACTTTTAAAAAAGCTGTCACCAATAAAAAAGTTCAGTTAATAGATGTAAGAACAGCAAATGAATACAATGCTGGTTGTATTAAAAAGGCAAAAAATATTGATGTTTTTTCTGGTAAATTCACATCAGAAGTTAATAAATTAGACAAAGAAAAACCAGTTTATGTATATTGTAGAAGTGGAGGTAGAAGCAAAAGAGCAACTAAAAAAATAGTAGATTTGGGTTTTAAAGAGATTTACGATTTAAAAGGTGGAATTCTTAACTATAATTAA
- a CDS encoding Crp/Fnr family transcriptional regulator, translating to METDLQLNFGYLFEQNLIDEIAKVGVYKNFTADTTIIELGDFIKSMPLLISGAIKILREDENGDELVLYYLEKGDTCAMTLSCCMGQTKSKIRAVAETDVELILLPKEKMTDWLSSYKTWQSFILQSYHNRVEELLQAVDTIAFLKMDERIFKYLKDKAMVNNNDELTTTHKQIAEDLHTSRVVVSRLLKKLENENKIKLYRNSIKVLEL from the coding sequence ATGGAAACTGATTTACAACTTAACTTTGGGTATTTATTTGAGCAAAACTTAATAGATGAGATTGCAAAAGTAGGTGTTTATAAAAATTTTACTGCAGATACTACAATTATAGAATTAGGAGATTTTATAAAATCGATGCCTTTGCTAATTTCTGGTGCCATAAAAATCTTAAGAGAAGATGAAAATGGAGATGAATTAGTTTTATATTATCTAGAAAAAGGAGATACGTGTGCCATGACACTTTCTTGTTGCATGGGGCAAACAAAAAGTAAAATTAGAGCGGTTGCAGAAACAGATGTTGAGCTAATTCTGTTACCAAAAGAAAAAATGACAGATTGGTTAAGTAGCTACAAAACTTGGCAATCTTTTATATTACAAAGTTACCATAATAGAGTGGAAGAGCTTTTGCAAGCTGTAGATACAATTGCTTTTTTAAAGATGGACGAACGCATTTTTAAATACTTAAAAGATAAAGCAATGGTTAACAATAATGATGAGTTAACAACCACTCACAAACAAATTGCTGAAGATTTACATACTTCACGAGTTGTTGTTTCTAGACTGCTAAAAAAACTCGAAAATGAAAATAAAATAAAGCTTTATAGAAATAGTATTAAGGTTTTAGAGCTTTAA
- a CDS encoding TolC family protein: protein MKIIKITILLVVFLSTVKGFSQKILTKEEALAIALENNFGIKIANNNLEVAENNTSIYNRGALPTVALTSGANYSRNNQSLILTDRDTGNDAEIAGNGVVAKTYNASLGVNYTIFDGLGRKYNYQQLQKTYNLTELQAKETIENTYLQLFTVYFQIARLSENTNNLSEALTISKRRLTRAQYQYDYGQSTKLEYLNAQVDVNNDSITLITAKQQLNNAKRGLNVILGSKEDINYVVETEVDYNTMMNYNDLKNKTLENNALLKQGETNIAISEFNIKINKANFLPSLGFNASYGFNRTENENLINPFGAKLITSDGLNAGINLTWNIFDGGSTRTRVANAKIALDNQQILLEQQKVNIENNLKNTWENYNNQLFILTAQEQNVLTNQNNFDRTQERFKLGQITSVEFRQAQINLINSKTAYNNAKFDAKLIELQLLQLSGDIMNIKF from the coding sequence ATGAAGATCATTAAAATTACAATATTATTAGTCGTTTTTTTATCGACAGTAAAAGGGTTTTCTCAAAAAATTTTAACCAAAGAAGAAGCGTTAGCAATTGCATTAGAAAATAATTTTGGGATTAAAATTGCTAACAATAATTTAGAGGTTGCCGAAAATAATACAAGTATTTACAATAGAGGTGCTTTGCCAACTGTGGCTTTAACATCTGGCGCAAATTATAGTAGAAATAATCAAAGTTTAATATTAACTGATAGAGATACTGGAAACGATGCAGAAATTGCTGGAAATGGAGTTGTCGCAAAAACCTACAATGCCTCATTGGGTGTAAACTATACAATTTTTGATGGTTTAGGTAGAAAATATAATTATCAGCAATTACAAAAAACGTATAATCTAACAGAGTTACAAGCCAAAGAAACGATTGAAAACACCTACTTACAGCTGTTTACAGTGTATTTTCAAATTGCTCGTTTATCAGAAAATACCAATAATTTATCAGAGGCTTTAACCATTTCTAAGAGAAGGTTAACACGTGCACAATATCAATATGATTATGGGCAATCTACAAAATTAGAATATTTAAATGCACAAGTAGATGTGAATAATGATAGTATTACATTAATTACTGCCAAGCAACAATTAAACAATGCAAAACGTGGTTTAAATGTAATTTTAGGATCTAAAGAAGATATAAATTATGTAGTAGAAACTGAGGTTGATTATAATACAATGATGAATTATAATGATTTAAAAAATAAAACTTTAGAGAATAATGCCCTTTTAAAACAAGGAGAAACTAATATTGCAATTAGCGAATTCAATATTAAGATAAACAAAGCGAACTTTTTACCTTCTTTAGGTTTTAATGCTTCTTATGGTTTTAACAGAACAGAAAACGAGAATTTAATCAATCCTTTTGGTGCAAAATTAATTACTTCAGATGGTTTAAATGCTGGCATCAACTTAACATGGAATATTTTTGATGGTGGAAGCACAAGAACACGAGTTGCGAATGCTAAAATAGCGTTAGACAATCAGCAAATATTGTTAGAGCAACAAAAAGTAAATATCGAAAATAATTTAAAAAATACTTGGGAGAATTATAACAATCAGTTATTTATTTTAACAGCACAAGAACAAAATGTGTTAACAAATCAAAATAATTTCGATAGAACTCAAGAACGTTTTAAATTGGGCCAAATAACTTCTGTAGAGTTTAGGCAAGCACAAATAAACTTAATTAATTCTAAAACAGCTTACAATAACGCAAAGTTTGATGCGAAGTTGATTGAACTCCAATTATTACAATTGAGTGGCGATATTATGAATATTAAATTCTAA